The Brassica oleracea var. oleracea cultivar TO1000 chromosome C6, BOL, whole genome shotgun sequence genomic interval GCTTGTATTTTTCGGTCATCGCTGAAAAATCATAAGACGTAATTAACTTGAAAATATGAAGGACAAAAGAAATAATAACAGTGATCAACGCATGTGTGATTAACTATAGTGTTAGATGTAATTTATCCAACAGCGCTTTTCTATTTTTGTATGATTACAAAAATTAGTTTCATATATTACACTATAAAGTATTACTACATTTAGATTAAATTCGTTACTTTGTCATGACAAATAAAAAGTTATTATCCCTTTGATATTATCGTCTATAAGTTTTACACCAACAAAAATTGACGTTTATCTTCTTTCTCTCTCTCTTGTTGAAGCTTTTTGTGAAAAAAAACTAATGTTTATTGCAAACAAGTATATATATTTAAATAAATTTCCTCGTTAGTTTCCTGATTTTCTCATCGAAAAATCAGTTTCCTTAGGAAATGTATAGAACCCATTCATCTGGAAAAGAACGTTAGAAAAAAAGCGATTATAGATTATTATTTGTTATTACAATTGATTTAGAATATATTGTTGTAATATATTTGAATTGAAAAAAAGAATGGTAAATTCTTGTTGTTTCGTTAATTACTGAAATCGGAAACTGCGAAATGTACGGGGATGTGCCGGTGTTTATGGCGGAAGGAGAGTTGTTCAGAGATCAACCGTACGCAGGAGAACTTCCTCAGGGTCTATGGACCACCGGTCTTTGTGATTGTCACGAAGATGGTCACATTTGTACGTTCCCTTCTTAATCATATTGTCTTTTTATAATCAAATATATTCTCTTGTTTGATTAAATCTTTCTTGCTCGTCTCAAAATGGATTCTTTTAAAGGTTTTAAGACAGCTATAGTGCCATGCGTCTCCTTCGCTCAGAACACCGAGATCGTAAACAGAGGAACCATACGTAAGAAACACGTTACCTACATTTTAACATTGTAATTAATATGTTTGTAAAAAAAATCTAAAGCTTTAATTTGATTTTTTTGGGAATGTAGCTTGCATAAACGCAGGCTTGATTCATCTAGCGTTAGGATTTGTGGGTTGCTGCTGGCTTTACGCGTTCCCAAGCAGGTCAAGGCTTAGGGAACATTTCGCATTGCCTGAGAAACCATGCAGTGACTATTGGGTCCATATATGTTGCACACCGTGTGCTATCTGCCAAGAGTCTAGAGAACTCAAGAACCAAGGCGCTGATCCTTCCCTCGGTACGTTAATCAATCTTGATGGCTCTAAAATCAAAAGGATCTTAGCTTTTCTACAAATTAAAAACTCACAAAATATATTTTCTTGTTTTTCTTTTGTTTATTTCAGGTTGGGTTTCGAATATAGAGAAATGGAGACGAGAGAAAATAACTCCTCCCATTGTTGTACCAGGCATGAACCGCTAAGTGTTGCCTTGTCTCTTACGTTTCGTAACTGTTATGATCACGTTAATTAGCTTCTTGTTTTTCCTCAGTTTAGCGTAGGGAACAAGTCAAATATAAACGATTCTGAAATGGTAACGTACACAGCGTACTAAATAAGTTTAAACATGTGATCTAAAAGGCTACAAAGGAGAGAGCTATGCTTTCTTTTGGGCCACCACAAGGCTTAGTCCCTTGGTCGGGCTAACCATAAAGAGCTAAGTGCTCTAAGCCGACAAATATAGTCATGGATGACCAAAAAGGCACGAGCAGCTTGTCTTGTAGTGAGAATCCTGTGAAGCTGTTGCAATGTTTGTTGCCTCAATAGATCCGCCTGCAAAATATTTATATAACCTTTTCAGGATTTTTTTTTTTAATTTGTATTTACTACTAATTATTGGTTCTAAAAGCGGTTTTATTCTCTTTACCTGACGAAGGAAGTTTTCAAGAGT includes:
- the LOC106298690 gene encoding protein PLANT CADMIUM RESISTANCE 12-like, whose protein sequence is MYGDVPVFMAEGELFRDQPYAGELPQGLWTTGLCDCHEDGHICFKTAIVPCVSFAQNTEIVNRGTIPCINAGLIHLALGFVGCCWLYAFPSRSRLREHFALPEKPCSDYWVHICCTPCAICQESRELKNQGADPSLGWVSNIEKWRREKITPPIVVPGMNR